One window of the Diospyros lotus cultivar Yz01 chromosome 12, ASM1463336v1, whole genome shotgun sequence genome contains the following:
- the LOC127786869 gene encoding 40S ribosomal protein S24-1-like, with protein sequence MADSKAVTIRTRKFMTNRLLSRKQFIIDVLHPGRPNVSKVELKDKLARMYEVKDPNAIFVFKFRTHFGGGKSTGFGLIYDSVENAKKYEPKYRLIRNGLDTKVEKSRKQLKERKNRAMKIRGVKKTKAGDAAKGGKKK encoded by the exons ATGGCGGACAGCAAGGCGGTGACGATCCGGACAAGGAAGTTCATGACCAATCGCCTTCTCTCCAGGAAGCAATTC ATCATTGACGTTCTACATCCTGGAAGACCGAATGTTTCCAAG GTGGAGTTGAAGGATAAATTGGCTAGGATGTATGAGGTGAAAGATCCAAATGCCATCTTTGTTTTCAAGTTCCGGACTCATTTTGGAGGAGGCAAGTCTACtgggtttggtttgatttatgATTCCGTTGAGAATGCAAAGAAATATGAGCCAAAGTACAGGCTCATCAGG AACGGTCTGGACACAAAGGTGGAGAAGTCTAGGAAGCAGTTGAAGGAGAGGAAGAATAGAGCTATGAAGATCCGTGGTGTAAAGAAG ACCAAGGCTGGAGATGCTGCAAAGGGTGGGAAGAAGAAGTGA
- the LOC127786868 gene encoding uncharacterized protein LOC127786868, translating to MGKPSSIVQIPEERRFSRKMNDRYSPEYDTSGDRYRRRRSFSGSPSRSRSRSPAHGNGRYEEYSDYRRVRRSYSPDYSNPRKSPRSENLRSQRRSGYEDRKNGAPSFLDRDYRNERVPDADSDEELRGLSFEDYRRLKRQKLRKMFTVKSYVWDPTPSPPRNENDSYDQEPEEISDKYGQEKENGYSSDKEKGTDTKAKLNRERSRSRSPDSESASESESGSDSDDSRSRKSKSSRPRRGGRRKSGSESVSESESESESETESDDSRSGKKRKSRSLRSRRGNRKSKPTSEDESDEVSDDSEEDRRLSKKSKSRMSKGKKSSRRSSHKKRSSRRKSRDRESTGSETEESESEGGSDAGRSSVDRVNSKKRKHSSSSLSKRSKKKMELDSRSSSLDESSDSQADEKNKSKTEDSKQDEIDREVLELKEMIELRRKSAADNDPVVGPMPLPRAEGHISYGGALRPGEGDAIAQYVQQGKRIPRRGEVGLSAEEIQKFESLGYVMSGSRHQRMNAIRIRKENQVYSAEDKRALAMFNYEEKAKREQKVMVDLQRLVQRHIGQDSGPSHDPFAGREGADA from the coding sequence ATGGGAAAACCCTCGTCCATCGTGCAAATCCCGGAAGAACGGCGTTTTAGCCGGAAAATGAACGATCGATACTCACCCGAGTATGACACATCCGGCGACCGCTACCGTCGCCGTCGCAGTTTCAGCGGCAGCCCTAGCCGCAGTCGGAGTCGGAGTCCAGCCCACGGCAACGGAAGGTACGAAGAATACTCTGATTATCGCCGTGTCCGTAGATCGTATTCGCCTGATTACTCAAACCCTAGAAAAAGCCCTAGGTCCGAGAACCTGAGATCACAGAGAAGATCTGGCTATGAAGATCGCAAGAACGGGGCACCATCGTTCCTTGACCGCGATTACAGGAACGAAAGGGTGCCGGATGCCGACTCAGACGAAGAACTGAGAGGTCTGAGCTTCGAAGATTACAGGAGGCTGAAGCGCCAAAAACTGAGGAAGATGTTTACGGTGAAGAGTTATGTATGGGACCCGACGCCTAGCCCTCCTAGAAACGAGAACGATTCATATGACCAAGAACCTGAGGAAATCAGTGATAAGTACGGGCAGGAGAAAGAAAACGGCTATTCAAGTGACAAAGAGAAAGGAACGGATACAAAGGCCAAGCTAAACCGAGAAAGATCTAGGAGTCGCTCTCCTGATAGCGAGTCGGCATCAGAATCTGAATCAGGCTCGGACTCGGACGACTCACGTTCGAGGAAGAGCAAGAGTTCGCGACCCAGGCGTGGCGGGAGACGGAAATCAGGAAGCGAATCGGTTTCAGAGTCGGAATCAGAATCTGAGTCAGAGACAGAATCAGATGATTCACGGTctgggaagaagaggaagagcaGGAGTTTGAGGTCTAGGCGTGGAAACAGGAAATCAAAACCAACAAGTGAGGATGAATCGGATGAGGTGAGTGATGACTCGGAAGAAGATAGGAGACTGAGCAAGAAGTCAAAGAGTAGGATGAGTAAGGGAAAGAAGAGCAGCAGGAGAAGTAGCCATAAGAAAAGGAGTAGCAGAAGGAAGAGTAGAGATAGGGAATCTACTGGAAGCGAGACAGAAGAAAGCGAGAGTGAGGGAGGATCCGATGCTGGCAGATCATCTGTTGATCGTGTGAATTCAAAGAAGCGCaaacattcttcttcttccctgtcTAAGAGGAGCAAGAAAAAGATGGAATTGGACTCTCGGAGTTCAAGTTTGGATGAGAGTTCAGATTCTCAAGctgatgaaaaaaataaatctaaaacaGAGGATTCAAAACAGGATGAGATAGATAGGGAAGTCCTTGAGCTCAAAGAGATGATTGAATTGAGGAGGAAATCTGCTGCAGACAATGACCCGGTGGTTGGACCAATGCCATTGCCTAGGGCTGAAGGACATATAAGTTATGGGGGGGCGCTCAGGCCTGGTGAAGGTGATGCCATTGCTCAGTATGTGCAACAAGGTAAACGTATCCCACGAAGAGGTGAAGTTGGCCTTTCAGCTGAGGAGATTCAGAAATTTGAGAGCCTTGGATATGTCATGAGCGGCAGTAGGCATCAAAGGATGAATGCTATTCGTATCAGGAAAGAAAACCAGGTTTATAGTGCAGAAGACAAGCGGGCATTGGCAATGTTCAACTACGAGGAGAAGGCAAAGCGTGAACAGAAGGTCATGGTTGATCTTCAGAGACTGGTGCAGCGCCACATTGGACAGGATTCTGGCCCTTCTCATGATCCTTTTGCTGGGAGGGAAGGAGCTGATGCTTGA
- the LOC127787317 gene encoding COMPASS-like H3K4 histone methylase component WDR5B, producing the protein MASNSNNNLSAPSRPYRHLKTLVGHHRAVSCVKFSNDGMLIASASLDKTLILWSSETLAQISRLVGHTEGVSDLAWSSDSHYICSASDDRTIRIWDARAAECVKTLRGHTDFVFCVNFNLQSNLIVSGSFDETVRVWDVKTGRSVHVISAHSMPVTSVHFNRDGSLIISTSHDGSCKIWDTATGSLLMTLIDDKAPAVSFAKFSPNGKFILVATLDDTLRLWNFTTGKFSKIYTGHVNHVYCITSTFSVTGEKYIVSGSEDNCVYLWDLQGRSMVQKLEGHSDTVISVSCHPKENKIASAGLEGDKTIRIWIQDT; encoded by the exons ATGGCGAGCAACTCCAACAACAACCTATCAGCGCCGTCGCGGCCTTACAGACACCTCAAAACCCTGGTGGGGCACCACCGTGCCGTGTCGTGCGTGAAGTTCTCCAACGACGGGATGTTGATTGCCTCCGCTTCCCTCGACAAAACCCTAATCCTGTGGTCCTCGGAAACCCTAGCCCAAATCTCCCGCCTCGTCGGCCACACCGAGGGTGTCTCCGACCTCGCCTGGTCCTCAGACTCTCACTACATTTGCTCCGCCTCCGACGACCGGACCATCCGGATCTGGGATGCACGGGCCGCAGAGTGCGTCAAGACGCTTCGCGGCCACACCGACTTCGTTTTCTGTGTCAACTTCAACCTCCAATCCAACCTCATTGTCTCCGGCTCGTTCGACGAGACAGTTAGGGTTTGGGACGTCAAGACTGGCCGCTCCGTCCATGTTATTTCCGCTCACTCGATGCCGGTCACCTCTGTCCACTTCAACCGCGACGGCTCGCTTATCATCTCCACCAGTCACGATGGCTCTTGCAAGATCTGGGACACCGCTACTGGTTCCCTCTTGATGACGCTCATTGACGATAAGGCTCCCGCCGTGAGCTTCGCCAAGTTCTCGCCTAACGGCAAGTTCATACTCGTGGCGACTCTCGACGACACTCTC AGGCTTTGGAACTTCACGACTGGAAAGTTCTCGAAAATATATACTGGTCATGTGAACCATGTCTACTGTATAACATCCACATTTTCAGTGACAGGTGAAAAATACATTGTCAGCGGCTCAGAGGATAATTGTGTTTATTTGTGGGATCTGCAAGGGCGAAGCATGGTTCAAAAACTTGAAGGGCACTCCGATACTGTTATTTCAGTATCATGCCACCCTAAAGAGAACAAGATTGCGTCTGCTGGCCTTGAAGGAGATAAAACAATAAGGATTTGGATTCAGGATACTTAG